A region of Massilia sp. WG5 DNA encodes the following proteins:
- a CDS encoding glycosyltransferase, translating to MVVTIGSAGDLFPFMAMALTLRDAGHRVSFLAPAQHEPYVRGTGLPFVGLPADPAVLLDPDLWHPTRGFGVVWRATRPAMADIVPFVDALPRDEAVVLLVHPLALPEADLCRAARPGLKVAAAYLAPQNLPTVHDPLMLGPWPVPHWVPPGLRRWLLRRLAARFIDPVALPDVNAARTARGMPPVPGMLEHLFAVPDLSVTLFPEWFAPTQPDWPKPLYRADFPLFDPHPDAPLSPALEGFLEDGQGMGPVVFTHGTGNTQSRAYFEHARTAVELLGLRAVFLTPHREQLPADLPPSIFWQDYVPLRRLLPRTMVLVHHGGIGTTAEALRAGTPQLVVPLAHDQFDNAARVAALGVAFRARASRLDGVRLARALQQLLGDRTLVPHCRRISRRFALGQGLQGLRLRLEALAATAQPMS from the coding sequence GTGGTCGTCACCATCGGCTCCGCCGGCGACCTGTTTCCCTTCATGGCGATGGCGCTGACCCTGCGCGACGCCGGCCATCGCGTCAGTTTCCTCGCGCCCGCGCAGCACGAACCGTATGTGCGCGGCACCGGCCTGCCTTTCGTCGGCCTGCCCGCCGACCCTGCCGTGCTGCTCGACCCCGACCTCTGGCATCCGACGCGCGGCTTCGGCGTGGTCTGGCGCGCGACGCGCCCGGCGATGGCGGACATCGTGCCCTTCGTCGACGCGCTGCCGCGCGACGAAGCGGTGGTGCTGCTGGTGCATCCACTGGCCCTGCCCGAGGCGGACCTGTGCCGCGCCGCGCGTCCCGGGCTGAAGGTGGCGGCGGCCTACCTGGCGCCGCAGAACCTGCCGACCGTGCACGATCCGCTGATGCTCGGTCCCTGGCCGGTACCGCACTGGGTCCCGCCCGGCCTGCGGCGCTGGCTGCTGCGGCGCCTGGCGGCGCGCTTCATCGATCCGGTGGCGCTGCCGGACGTGAACGCGGCGCGGACGGCGCGCGGCATGCCGCCGGTGCCCGGCATGCTCGAGCACCTGTTCGCAGTGCCGGACCTGTCGGTGACCCTGTTCCCCGAGTGGTTCGCGCCGACCCAGCCGGACTGGCCCAAGCCCTTGTACCGCGCCGACTTTCCCCTGTTCGACCCGCACCCGGACGCGCCCCTGTCGCCCGCGCTCGAAGGCTTCCTGGAGGACGGGCAGGGCATGGGACCCGTGGTCTTCACCCATGGTACCGGCAACACCCAGTCCCGTGCCTATTTCGAGCACGCGCGGACGGCGGTGGAGCTGCTCGGCCTGCGCGCGGTCTTCCTGACCCCGCACCGCGAGCAGCTTCCCGCCGACCTGCCGCCAAGCATCTTCTGGCAGGACTACGTGCCCTTGCGCCGCCTGCTGCCGCGCACGATGGTGCTGGTCCACCATGGCGGCATCGGCACCACCGCCGAAGCCCTGCGCGCCGGGACGCCCCAGCTGGTGGTGCCGCTGGCGCACGACCAGTTCGACAACGCGGCGCGCGTGGCGGCGCTGGGCGTGGCCTTCCGGGCGCGGGCATCGCGGCTCGACGGCGTGCGGCTGGCGCGGGCGCTGCAGCAGCTGCTCGGGGACCGGACGCTGGTCCCGCACTGCCGCCGGATCAGCCGGCGCTTCGCACTCGGACAGGGCCTGCAGGGCTTGCGCCTGCGCCTGGAAGCGCTGGCGGCGACGGCCCAGCCGATGAGCTAG
- a CDS encoding ATP-binding cassette domain-containing protein — protein sequence MAHPFLLALHGVDIALPDGRILFHDIHDTLGAELVALIGPNGSGKSSLGRVVAGLAEPAKGRVERAVAVRHVEQQAGPARATRLAQLAGLDAPLGALRRLAAGEARDEDFDLIGERWDLEAHWQAMLGQAGLHESMAPDALSGGQRTLLALIGAFCSEAGLLVLDEPGNHLDRERRRFLIAQMQAWRAGGRGLLLISHDRELLEYADRTLEVHACGLRRYGGGWSQVEAQRGAELASAQARLERARVERRSAAAAMRTEAERAARKGARGARAKAAGGQPKIVLNALPQRAQQTEGARAERHARRREEVQQDVLDAFDALDGALEQPSFPVLDLRIPDGQAALVLEALAAPWGLRQPLDWGASGAARIAIRGPNGCGKSTLLRVIAGEIAPVAGRCRTLPSVLLDQHLAMLEPDRSLRDQLGAVATGIDEGRLRQYLALAGLKPDRVLRPSGSLSGGERMRGALLCAVLREPAPRLLLLDEPTNHLDIAGVEALEAMLASWPGALIVVSHDERFLDGLKLTHRLDWGPAGWLPGQPCVLQ from the coding sequence ATGGCCCACCCTTTCCTCCTGGCCCTGCACGGGGTCGACATCGCCCTTCCCGACGGGCGCATCCTGTTCCACGACATTCACGACACGCTGGGCGCGGAACTCGTCGCCCTGATCGGCCCGAACGGCAGCGGCAAGTCGTCGCTCGGACGCGTCGTCGCCGGCCTGGCGGAACCGGCGAAAGGCCGCGTCGAGCGCGCCGTTGCGGTTCGTCACGTCGAACAGCAGGCCGGCCCCGCCCGCGCCACGCGTCTCGCGCAACTGGCCGGCCTCGACGCCCCGCTGGGCGCCCTGCGCCGGCTGGCGGCGGGCGAAGCGCGCGACGAGGACTTCGACCTCATCGGCGAACGCTGGGACCTCGAAGCGCACTGGCAGGCCATGCTCGGCCAGGCCGGGCTGCACGAGTCGATGGCGCCGGACGCACTGTCCGGCGGCCAGCGCACCCTGCTCGCCCTGATCGGCGCCTTCTGCAGCGAGGCCGGCTTGCTGGTGCTGGACGAACCCGGCAACCACCTGGACCGCGAACGGCGCCGCTTCCTCATCGCGCAGATGCAGGCCTGGCGCGCCGGCGGACGCGGCCTGTTGCTGATCTCGCACGACCGCGAACTGCTGGAGTATGCCGACCGCACGCTCGAAGTCCATGCCTGCGGCTTGCGGCGCTATGGCGGCGGCTGGTCGCAGGTGGAGGCGCAGCGCGGCGCCGAACTGGCCTCGGCGCAAGCGAGGCTGGAACGTGCGCGGGTCGAACGCCGCAGCGCGGCAGCGGCGATGCGCACGGAAGCCGAGCGCGCGGCGCGCAAGGGTGCGCGCGGCGCGCGCGCGAAGGCGGCCGGCGGCCAGCCGAAGATCGTCCTCAACGCCCTGCCCCAGCGGGCCCAGCAGACCGAGGGCGCGCGCGCCGAACGCCATGCCCGGCGCCGCGAGGAAGTGCAGCAGGACGTGCTCGACGCCTTCGACGCCCTGGACGGCGCACTCGAGCAGCCCAGCTTTCCGGTGCTGGACCTGCGCATCCCGGACGGCCAGGCGGCGCTGGTGCTGGAAGCACTGGCGGCGCCGTGGGGACTGCGCCAGCCGCTGGACTGGGGCGCGAGCGGCGCGGCCAGGATCGCGATCCGCGGGCCGAACGGCTGCGGCAAGTCGACCCTGTTGCGGGTCATCGCCGGCGAGATCGCGCCCGTCGCGGGCCGCTGCCGCACGCTGCCATCGGTGCTGCTCGACCAGCATCTGGCGATGCTCGAGCCGGATCGCAGCCTGCGCGATCAGCTGGGCGCCGTCGCCACCGGCATCGACGAGGGCCGGCTGCGCCAATACCTGGCGCTGGCCGGCCTGAAGCCGGACCGCGTGCTGCGACCTTCCGGGAGCCTGAGCGGCGGCGAAAGGATGCGCGGGGCGCTGCTGTGCGCCGTGCTGCGGGAGCCGGCGCCGCGCCTGCTGCTGCTCGACGAACCCACCAATCACCTCGACATCGCCGGCGTCGAGGCGCTGGAAGCGATGCTGGCCTCGTGGCCGGGGGCGCTCATCGTCGTGTCGCACGACGAGCGCTTCCTGGACGGGCTGAAGCTCACCCACCGCCTCGACTGGGGCCCGGCGGGCTGGCTGCCCGGCCAGCCTTGCGTCCTGCAATGA
- a CDS encoding PEP-CTERM sorting domain-containing protein gives MKIQNAIKAAFGALLIGAAAQASATAVTASGASLTTDALLTAGTYTGSFDLSFLPSQYTINSIGFTFNFTDNVDPFKTVTETTTSFDSKLSPLTAYNITTTTVTNTGVAESVQLSFGSLTLKGATAAVNKVDNGTPVDVSRAGTVYTKSAGKTVCTWAEASAKNSSCKANDGTIVDRTIKNTTTNDYTGDITLASLASYKDQLAGLLNNKSLGFSLGVTGDLVFKGGTLNIDYTDTTPAPSQSVPEPASLALFGIALMGVAGVRRARRG, from the coding sequence ATGAAAATCCAGAACGCAATCAAAGCAGCATTCGGTGCTCTCCTGATCGGCGCCGCCGCACAAGCTTCCGCTACCGCCGTTACCGCTTCCGGCGCCTCGCTGACCACCGACGCGCTGCTGACCGCCGGCACCTACACGGGCAGCTTCGACCTGTCCTTCCTGCCGAGCCAGTACACTATCAACAGCATCGGCTTCACGTTCAATTTCACGGACAACGTCGACCCGTTCAAGACCGTGACTGAGACGACGACGTCGTTCGATAGCAAGCTCTCGCCCCTTACCGCTTACAACATCACCACCACCACGGTGACCAACACGGGTGTGGCGGAAAGCGTTCAGCTGTCGTTCGGCTCGCTCACCTTGAAGGGCGCAACCGCTGCCGTCAACAAGGTCGACAACGGCACGCCGGTCGACGTGTCCAGGGCTGGCACTGTTTATACGAAGAGCGCCGGCAAGACGGTCTGCACGTGGGCCGAAGCCAGCGCGAAGAACTCCTCGTGCAAGGCAAACGATGGCACCATCGTCGACCGGACCATTAAGAACACCACGACCAACGACTACACCGGCGACATCACGCTGGCGTCCCTGGCATCCTACAAGGACCAGCTGGCTGGCCTGCTGAACAACAAATCGCTGGGCTTCAGCCTCGGCGTGACCGGTGACCTCGTCTTCAAAGGCGGAACCCTGAACATCGACTACACCGACACCACCCCGGCCCCGTCGCAGAGCGTTCCGGAACCGGCTTCGCTGGCGCTGTTCGGCATCGCCCTGATGGGCGTGGCCGGCGTCCGCCGCGCACGCCGCGGCTAA